The proteins below come from a single Rosa rugosa chromosome 2, drRosRugo1.1, whole genome shotgun sequence genomic window:
- the LOC133729739 gene encoding uncharacterized protein LOC133729739 gives MGEEEQSSSQGKEPDQPSAAGESSLRQAIQSISSLISLTYSIKIFAGKWKTITAKLEELNSGLAAVENSDGDENPVLSGVLSKTLATINECHDLARRCVDLSYSGKLLMQSDLDKLAAKLDLHAGSLSEIYNAGVLTHRFAIVVSRPGNGACRDDMRFYVRDLMTRMKVGDAEMKRQALENLYESIVEDDKYVKVVVEQSEIVGLLIGFLDSNEVGIQDGSAKIVALVAGFGLYKGVLIGAGVIAPLIRVLESGSESGKEGAARSLQRLTENGDNGWSISAHGGVTALLKLCECGESSGGLVGSACGVLKNLVGVEEIKRFMVEEGAVGTFIGLVRSKEEGLKINAIEFLQNIASGDEGIRNLVIKEGGIRSLLRVSEPRSDCSCKVREIALRAIENLCFCCSSSVSVLIKYGFVDQLMYFLRNGEVSSQELALKVAIRLCEASEEAKKAMGDANFMTELVKFLDSKSFEVREMAAEALSSMVLNPKNRKRFVQDDRNIRLLLQRFDPDQLGNAGNKKFLFSILMSLTSCNSGRRKIAHSGYLKNIEKLAEAEVSDAKRLVKKLSTNRFRSMLSGIWHS, from the coding sequence ATGGGGGAAGAAGAGCAGAGCAGCAGTCAAGGCAAAGAACCAGACCAACCCTCCGCCGCCGGAGAATCAAGTCTCCGGCAAGCCATTCAGTCCATCTCCTCCCTCATATCCCTCACCTACTCCATCAAAATCTTCGCCGGAAAATGGAAAACGATTACAGCCAAGCTCGAAGAGCTCAACTCCGGCCTCGCCGCCGTCGAAAACTCCGACGGAGATGAAAACCCAGTTCTCTCCGGCGTTCTGTCGAAGACGTTAGCTACCATTAACGAGTGCCACGATCTTGCTCGGCGCTGCGTCGATCTTTCCTACTCCGGCAAGCTTCTGATGCAGAGCGACCTGGACAAGCTCGCCGCGAAGCTCGATCTCCACGCCGGAAGCCTCTCGGAAATCTACAACGCCGGCGTGCTGACTCACCGCTTCGCCATCGTGGTCTCGAGACCCGGGAACGGGGCTTGCAGAGACGACATGAGGTTTTACGTGAGGGACTTGATGACGAGAATGAAGGTTGGCGACGCGGAGATGAAGCGCCAAGCTTTGGAGAATTTGTACGAGTCGATTGTGGAAGACGACAAGTATGTAAAGGTGGTCGTGGAGCAGAGTGAGATTGTGGGTTTGTTGATTGGTTTTCTTGATTCGAATGAGGTGGGAATCCAAGATGGGTCGGCGAAGATCGTGGctttggttgctgggtttggaTTGTATAAGGGAGTTTTGATCGGAGCCGGAGTTATTGCGCCGTTGATAAGGGTTTTGGAGAGTGGAAGTGAAAGTGGGAAAGAAGGAGCTGCGAGAAGTTTGCAGAGGTTAACTGAGAATGGGGATAATGGGTGGTCTATTTCAGCTCATGGAGGAGTCACAGCTCTGCTTAAGTTATGTGAATGTGGGGAGAGCTCAGGTGGGTTGGTTGGTTCAGCTTGTGGGGTGCTTAAGAATCTTGTGGGGGTGGAAGAGATAAAGAGGTTCATGGTTGAAGAAGGAGCTGTAGGGACTTTTATTGGGCTTGTGAGGTCTAAAGAGGAAGGGTTGAAGATAAATGCAATTGAGTTTCTGCAGAATATAGCTTCTGGGGATGAAGGGATTCGGAATTTGGTGATTAAGGAGGGTGGGATTCGATCATTGCTTCGCGTTTCGGAGCCAAGATCGGATTGTTCGTGCAAAGTGAGGGAGATTGCGTTGAGGGCAATTGAGAATTTGTGTTTTTGTTGCAGTAGTAGTGTTAGTGTTTTGATCAAGTACGGGTTTGTGGATCAGCTGATGTATTTTTTGAGAAATGGGGAGGTTTCGAGTCAGGAATTGGCGTTGAAAGTGGCGATTAGGCTTTGTGAAGCGTCAGAGGAAGCCAAGAAGGCAATGGGGGATGCAAATTTCATGACAGAGCTGGTTAAGTTTCTTGATTCCAAGTCATTTGAGGTTCGGGAAATGGCGGCCGAGGCACTCTCCAGCATGGTTTTGAACCCCAAAAATCGAAAACGTTTCGTGCAGGATGATCGGAACATACGCCTTCTCCTGCAGCGGTTTGATCCAGACCAGCTAGGAAATGCAGGTAACAAGAAGTTCTTGTTCTCCATTTTAATGTCATTGACAAGTTGCAACAGTGGGAGAAGGAAAATTGCCCATTCTGGGTACTTGAAAAACATTGAGAAACTTGCAGAAGCAGAAGTTTCTGATGCCAAGAGACTTGTCAAGAAGTTATCCACAAACAGATTTCGAAGTATGTTAAGTGGAATCTGGCATTCTTGA
- the LOC133731400 gene encoding uncharacterized protein LOC133731400, whose product MAGQEDSIEVVAATRKEMIRALRAAQELSNTPDEDSARINNNTDDDNEASEETNMSVKFRNYFPRDKKLMEGKLKTGPILKFDDPIAAVVPFPSEKKKDPFKDLVPKAPHFELQRDVQKRLDKLERRTQKALCKIMEQERLKQETE is encoded by the coding sequence ATGGCAGGTCAAGAGGACTCCATTGAAGTAGTTGCTGCGACACGAAAAGAGATGATAAGAGCCCTTAGAGCTGCACAGGAACTGTCAAACACTCCGGATGAGGACTCTGCTCGTATTAACAATAACACTGACGATGACAACGAAGCTAGTGAAGAAACTAATATGAGTGTGAAGTTCCGAAATTATTTCCCTCGTGATAAGAAGCTTATGGAAGGAAAGCTTAAAACTGGTCCAATATTGAAGTTTGATGACCCTATTGCAGCAGTAGTGCCTTTTCCATCAGAGAAGAAAAAGGACCCGTTCAAGGATCTTGTTCCCAAAGCACCACACTTTGAACTTCAAAGGGATGTGCAGAAGAGGCTTGATAAGCTTGAAAGGCGAACGCAGAAGGCGTTGTGTAAAATTATGGAGCAAGAAAGGCTGAAGCAAGAGACTGAATGA